A genomic segment from Alteribacillus bidgolensis encodes:
- a CDS encoding AAA family ATPase: MNENRSALQTVIENIERVVVGKREEIELSLTALLAKGHVLLEDVPGVGKTMMVRAIARSIGAEFNRIQFTPDLLPSDVTGVSIYNQKTLAFEFREGPIMGNVVLADEINRTSPKTQAALLEALEEKSVTIDGTTRPLQDPFFVMATQNPIEYGGTYPLPEAQLDRFLLKLKMGYPSYEEELEVLNRVAEKHPIEDLTEVLSLEEVLAMHKEVTQVYVDASIKHYIIAIINETRTHRDIHLGVSPRGSIALMKTAQAYAFLQGREYVIPDDVKYLSPFVLSHRLILRPDLQMVEKSGEDVIGEVLNTLRVPLSKKEAVR, from the coding sequence GTGAATGAAAATCGTTCTGCCTTGCAAACTGTTATTGAAAATATAGAACGCGTTGTAGTGGGAAAACGCGAAGAAATAGAACTAAGTTTAACTGCTTTATTAGCCAAGGGCCATGTTTTACTTGAAGATGTACCAGGGGTTGGGAAAACAATGATGGTTCGAGCGATTGCTCGTTCCATTGGAGCAGAGTTTAATAGAATACAGTTTACACCTGATTTACTTCCTTCTGACGTAACTGGTGTCTCTATTTATAATCAGAAGACACTTGCCTTTGAATTTCGTGAAGGTCCAATCATGGGAAACGTCGTACTTGCAGATGAAATCAATCGTACTTCTCCAAAGACACAAGCTGCTTTATTGGAAGCATTGGAAGAAAAAAGTGTGACGATTGACGGAACAACTCGTCCTCTCCAGGATCCATTTTTTGTAATGGCCACACAAAATCCTATTGAATACGGAGGGACATATCCGCTTCCAGAAGCCCAGCTTGATCGTTTTCTATTAAAATTAAAAATGGGCTATCCAAGTTATGAGGAAGAATTAGAAGTACTAAATCGTGTAGCTGAAAAACATCCAATTGAGGATTTAACAGAAGTGCTTTCGCTTGAAGAAGTCCTTGCTATGCATAAGGAAGTTACACAAGTGTATGTAGATGCTTCAATCAAACATTATATTATAGCTATCATTAACGAAACGAGAACACACAGGGATATTCATTTAGGTGTCAGTCCACGTGGGTCGATTGCATTAATGAAAACAGCTCAGGCATACGCTTTTCTTCAAGGAAGAGAATACGTTATTCCAGATGACGTGAAGTATTTATCACCTTTTGTTCTCTCGCACCGCCTTATTTTGAGACCCGATCTGCAAATGGTGGAAAAATCAGGTGAAGACGTCATCGGTGAAGTTCTTAACACTTTACGAGTTCCCTTATCTAAAAAGGAAGCGGTGCGTTAA
- a CDS encoding DUF58 domain-containing protein, translating into MKLWGAVIKAIKLLSIFVMAGALYAYAMFQGGYVSWFLFYSVIVIVLFNAVFILYPLRFIEVERRIDRRLLSYNETVKVDLVLKKKIPFPLLFLSVYDEVPYGLRGQGQTSGTVFFFAAAKKLSYTYEVRANRRGEYHFSPIYLQAGDLFGFFQKERTVVLPVTLTVFPRLLPLRRWNTAQRDEQYSTLSVSSKSIEEAFSVAGVREYIPGDKMTSIDWKMSARAAKLVTKEFESQEGKGFLMVLENDKTDHWTEPFERAVEFAVSFIDYCYKQEIPVGFTLSARSEILIEEETKQSHFQQIYKELAKVKKEKISPNTTSAAKRFSGRSIVWISPGLTLQTLDVLQRIASPGKKLVVFYIPNETNNSLEKERLYHLQRQKVNAFAIQLKESSFEVTS; encoded by the coding sequence ATGAAGTTATGGGGGGCGGTTATAAAAGCCATAAAGCTTCTGTCCATATTCGTAATGGCAGGGGCTTTGTATGCTTATGCGATGTTTCAGGGAGGATATGTGAGCTGGTTTTTGTTTTATAGTGTTATAGTGATTGTTTTATTTAACGCTGTTTTTATTCTATATCCGCTTCGCTTTATAGAGGTGGAACGGCGGATAGATAGAAGGCTGCTTTCTTATAATGAAACAGTGAAAGTGGACCTGGTGTTAAAAAAGAAAATACCGTTTCCTCTCCTTTTTTTGAGTGTTTATGATGAGGTTCCATATGGTTTAAGAGGGCAAGGCCAAACCTCAGGTACGGTCTTTTTCTTTGCAGCAGCAAAAAAACTAAGTTATACGTATGAGGTTCGGGCAAACAGACGGGGTGAATACCATTTTTCTCCTATTTATCTGCAGGCAGGGGATTTATTTGGCTTTTTTCAAAAAGAACGAACAGTAGTTTTACCTGTCACGTTAACAGTTTTTCCGAGACTTCTGCCGTTACGAAGATGGAATACTGCTCAACGAGATGAACAGTATAGCACTCTTTCTGTTTCCTCAAAGTCAATAGAGGAGGCATTTTCAGTTGCTGGGGTAAGGGAGTATATACCGGGCGATAAAATGACAAGTATTGATTGGAAAATGTCGGCAAGAGCCGCAAAATTAGTTACAAAAGAATTCGAGTCACAAGAGGGAAAAGGATTTCTAATGGTACTTGAAAATGACAAGACAGATCATTGGACAGAACCTTTTGAAAGAGCCGTAGAATTTGCAGTTTCTTTTATTGATTACTGCTATAAGCAAGAGATACCTGTTGGTTTTACACTTTCGGCTCGGAGCGAAATACTGATCGAAGAAGAAACAAAACAAAGCCATTTTCAGCAGATTTATAAGGAATTGGCTAAAGTGAAAAAAGAAAAAATTTCTCCCAATACTACCAGTGCTGCTAAGCGGTTTTCAGGCCGTTCTATTGTCTGGATTTCTCCAGGGTTAACACTTCAGACATTAGATGTGCTCCAGCGAATAGCTAGTCCTGGCAAAAAGCTTGTCGTTTTTTATATTCCGAATGAAACAAATAACAGCTTGGAGAAAGAACGTCTTTATCATTTGCAAAGGCAAAAGGTCAATGCTTTTGCTATTCAGTTAAAGGAATCTTCGTTTGAAGTCACTTCTTAA
- a CDS encoding AraC family transcriptional regulator, which translates to MTLINFVSGKIILNQMVNRIDQNGAAFKIHYWGAMPEHYNTLRHKHSFFEVCYVLEGEGVYLDGNHTYPLQGNTMFISRPNVSHQLKSEKGLFLIHVAFELIESESSQEWINIIEDAKQCPKVIVQINEEYIAAMLWKSLFIQATKAEHPFFEETLTNLAGNLIISLLETFVPLSQKGKQKSLIAPSSSPLLKQVKLHIRDNLSGSLKLTDVASHFHVSSRHLSRIFVSELGVSYSEFVQNERIQKAASLLKTTDLSISDIAFESGFSSVHYFTRVFASIMRDPPGRFRSLYTNLKTTEFTDY; encoded by the coding sequence TTGACATTAATAAATTTCGTATCAGGGAAAATCATTTTGAACCAAATGGTTAATCGCATAGATCAAAACGGAGCCGCCTTCAAGATTCACTATTGGGGGGCGATGCCTGAACATTATAATACGCTTCGACATAAACATTCTTTTTTTGAAGTGTGTTACGTTTTAGAGGGAGAAGGGGTTTATTTAGACGGCAACCATACTTATCCGCTGCAAGGAAATACGATGTTTATATCTAGGCCAAATGTTTCGCATCAATTAAAAAGTGAAAAAGGATTGTTTCTCATACACGTTGCATTTGAATTAATAGAATCTGAATCGAGTCAAGAATGGATAAATATTATAGAAGATGCCAAGCAATGTCCGAAAGTAATCGTACAGATAAATGAGGAATATATTGCTGCTATGTTGTGGAAATCCTTGTTCATCCAAGCGACAAAGGCAGAACATCCTTTTTTTGAAGAAACACTGACAAACCTGGCTGGGAATCTTATTATTTCGTTGTTAGAAACCTTTGTGCCCCTTTCTCAAAAGGGGAAACAAAAGAGCCTTATTGCCCCATCTTCTTCTCCACTCCTTAAACAAGTAAAACTCCATATTCGCGATAATCTTTCAGGTTCTTTAAAACTAACGGATGTAGCGAGTCATTTCCATGTATCCAGCCGGCATTTATCTCGTATATTTGTATCTGAGCTAGGTGTTAGTTACTCAGAATTTGTTCAAAATGAAAGAATACAAAAAGCCGCATCACTGCTTAAAACAACCGATTTATCTATTAGTGACATCGCCTTTGAAAGCGGTTTCTCATCCGTTCATTATTTTACTCGTGTGTTCGCCTCTATTATGCGTGATCCTCCTGGGCGTTTCCGTTCACTCTATACAAATTTAAAAACAACTGAATTTACAGATTATTAA
- the guaA gene encoding glutamine-hydrolyzing GMP synthase yields the protein MEQDNEMIVVLDFGGQYNQLITRRIRDLGVYSELHPNSISAEKIKELNPAGVIFSGGPNSAYTEGAPSCDPEIFNLGVPILGICYGMQLLTHHFGGKVEAANHREYGKAVIKVENDSALYHDLPEEQSVWMSHGDLIVAPPEGFEIDAVNPSCPVAGMSDKNRKMYGVQFHPEVRHTQFGDDLLKNFAFEICRCAGNWTMSNFVDEQVDIIREQVADKNVLCALSGGVDSSVVAALIHKAIGDQLTCMFIDHGLLRKNEADSVMKTFGEDFNMNLVKIDAQDRFLNKLEGVSDPEQKRKIIGNEFIYLFEEEAGKLTDMDFLAQGTLYTDIIESGTDTAQTIKSHHNVGGLPEDMNFDLIEPLNSLFKDEVRKLGTELGVPDEIVWRQPFPGPGLGIRVLGEITEEKLEIVRESDAILREEIKNAGLDREIWQYFTALPDMRSVGVMGDARTYDYTVGIRAVTSIDGMTSDWARIPYDVLEKISTRIVNEVQHVNRVVYDITSKPPSTIEWE from the coding sequence ATGGAACAAGACAATGAAATGATTGTTGTCCTCGATTTTGGAGGCCAGTATAATCAATTAATTACACGCAGAATCAGAGACTTGGGGGTCTACAGTGAACTCCACCCAAATTCTATCAGTGCTGAAAAAATAAAAGAGTTAAATCCTGCAGGTGTTATTTTTTCTGGTGGGCCTAACAGCGCTTATACAGAGGGAGCTCCTTCCTGTGACCCGGAAATTTTTAATTTAGGAGTTCCGATTCTAGGTATTTGTTATGGAATGCAGCTTTTAACCCACCACTTTGGCGGTAAAGTAGAGGCTGCTAATCATAGGGAATATGGGAAAGCAGTCATTAAAGTTGAAAATGATTCTGCTTTATACCATGATCTTCCGGAAGAGCAATCCGTTTGGATGAGTCACGGCGATCTTATTGTTGCTCCTCCTGAAGGATTTGAAATTGATGCTGTCAATCCGTCATGCCCGGTCGCTGGCATGAGTGATAAAAATAGAAAAATGTACGGTGTTCAATTTCATCCAGAAGTTCGTCACACTCAATTTGGAGATGACCTATTAAAAAACTTTGCATTCGAAATTTGCCGCTGTGCTGGCAATTGGACGATGAGTAACTTTGTCGATGAACAGGTAGATATTATTCGCGAACAAGTAGCAGATAAAAATGTTTTGTGTGCATTAAGCGGCGGCGTTGATTCATCAGTAGTAGCTGCTTTGATACATAAAGCAATTGGAGACCAGCTTACCTGCATGTTCATTGATCACGGCTTGCTTCGTAAGAATGAAGCGGATAGTGTAATGAAAACATTCGGTGAAGACTTCAACATGAATTTGGTGAAAATTGATGCACAGGACCGATTTTTAAATAAACTTGAAGGGGTATCAGATCCTGAACAAAAACGGAAAATCATTGGGAATGAATTCATTTATTTATTTGAAGAAGAAGCCGGCAAGTTGACTGATATGGACTTTTTAGCACAAGGGACTTTGTACACAGATATTATCGAAAGCGGCACAGATACAGCACAAACCATTAAATCCCATCATAACGTTGGCGGTTTGCCTGAAGATATGAATTTTGATTTGATTGAGCCGTTGAACAGTTTATTTAAAGACGAAGTTCGGAAACTGGGAACAGAGCTTGGTGTACCAGATGAAATTGTATGGCGTCAGCCTTTTCCAGGTCCAGGATTAGGTATTAGAGTACTTGGTGAAATCACAGAAGAAAAGCTTGAGATTGTTAGAGAATCAGATGCAATTTTGCGTGAAGAAATCAAAAATGCCGGGTTGGACCGAGAAATTTGGCAATATTTCACGGCTTTGCCTGATATGAGAAGTGTTGGAGTCATGGGTGATGCCAGAACCTATGACTATACAGTCGGAATCCGAGCGGTTACTTCTATCGACGGAATGACATCAGATTGGGCGCGCATCCCTTATGATGTATTGGAAAAAATCTCTACACGAATTGTAAATGAAGTTCAGCACGTTAACCGGGTTGTGTATGATATTACTTCTAAGCCGCCTTCGACGATTGAATGGGAGTAA
- a CDS encoding transglutaminaseTgpA domain-containing protein, which yields MESSKRTPRLFLLYMLGYLLLMEWLIPLPEVTKTAFVPVFMAVAAFFFLIMFLGFPWWGTLLLIFAGILFGLHTIFFDSAFLGRGWWNTLITDIGHNVGFMFGGQWHGLSDLFRSLLFLVLLAIMSYLIYFWVVHARRILFFFVFTVIYIGVMDTFLPYDGSRAVIRIFIIGFVLMALLQWDRLAAFFPGAKRRSLWLRWFFLSMVVLVIAAGVGMAAPKADPQWPDPVPFLESKTVLDGENELGNNNARRIGYGDNDERLGGGFEMDESVIFTAKGERSGYWRGESKNEYTGHGWNSDTPEDSADRSTFFEDTVQTEAQTVEVEMADNRAFDFAFYPGAFHSLDIPGENNVQTQVDRYSGKANILVNEESYETDAYILTYEDPEFPIDKMQNGSSEDPEEITEYYLSLPEDLPSSIHELAEQLTEDEDNRYDKVRAVEDYLHGPEFVYDTSNIAVPEEGQDYVEQFLFKTQRGYCDNFSTSMAVMLRTLDIPTRWVKGFTEGEELNSGNEETLYEVTNANAHSWVEVYFPDVGWVPFEPTRGFTFEFDYTRENTEADNDQEEEKEEEEEQEEEEETEENNEEEEEDVSSAGSSMPVWPFLAGGVFVVSMVFIFRFYLMKRILLYRFKNARDTSAFTNAFHSLLWLLGYAGFKKEDSETLREYACRIDKLFETNDMSYLTYEYEKIHYGMQSQAVKTSSSLSAWENMVNRIKA from the coding sequence TTGGAAAGCTCAAAGCGAACACCGCGTCTGTTTCTTCTATATATGCTTGGCTATTTGTTATTAATGGAGTGGCTGATTCCTTTGCCAGAAGTAACAAAAACGGCATTTGTTCCTGTATTTATGGCTGTCGCTGCTTTCTTTTTTCTAATTATGTTTTTAGGGTTTCCTTGGTGGGGAACATTACTGCTTATATTTGCAGGGATATTGTTCGGTCTTCATACGATATTTTTTGATTCCGCTTTTTTAGGAAGAGGATGGTGGAACACGCTTATTACCGATATTGGTCATAATGTCGGTTTTATGTTTGGCGGGCAGTGGCATGGTTTGAGTGATTTGTTTCGCAGTCTATTATTTCTGGTTTTATTAGCAATCATGAGTTATTTAATTTATTTTTGGGTCGTACATGCACGGCGTATTCTATTCTTTTTCGTTTTCACGGTGATTTATATAGGAGTAATGGATACGTTTCTCCCATACGATGGGAGCCGTGCAGTAATACGAATATTTATCATTGGCTTTGTGTTGATGGCGCTGCTTCAATGGGACAGACTGGCTGCATTTTTTCCCGGTGCGAAGCGAAGGTCTTTATGGCTGCGCTGGTTTTTTCTTTCCATGGTTGTTTTAGTCATTGCAGCTGGGGTGGGGATGGCTGCTCCTAAAGCTGACCCGCAATGGCCGGATCCTGTTCCATTTCTTGAATCTAAGACAGTTTTAGATGGAGAAAACGAATTAGGAAACAATAACGCACGGAGGATTGGATACGGTGACAATGACGAACGTCTTGGCGGCGGTTTTGAAATGGATGAATCTGTTATTTTTACAGCAAAAGGTGAAAGAAGCGGGTATTGGAGAGGTGAATCCAAAAACGAATATACGGGGCATGGCTGGAATTCCGATACCCCTGAAGATTCTGCCGATCGGAGTACGTTTTTTGAAGACACGGTCCAAACAGAAGCTCAAACAGTTGAAGTAGAAATGGCAGATAACAGGGCATTTGACTTTGCTTTTTATCCAGGAGCTTTTCATTCTTTAGATATTCCGGGTGAGAATAATGTTCAAACTCAGGTGGACAGATATTCTGGTAAAGCCAATATCCTAGTCAATGAAGAGTCTTATGAAACGGATGCTTATATTTTAACTTATGAAGATCCTGAATTTCCTATAGACAAAATGCAAAATGGTTCAAGTGAAGATCCAGAAGAAATTACAGAATACTACCTATCGTTACCGGAGGACCTGCCTTCTTCTATTCATGAGTTAGCGGAACAATTAACAGAGGATGAAGATAACCGCTATGATAAGGTTCGGGCTGTAGAAGATTATCTTCACGGACCTGAATTTGTGTATGATACGTCTAATATTGCTGTACCCGAAGAAGGTCAGGATTACGTAGAACAATTTTTATTTAAAACCCAAAGGGGTTACTGCGATAATTTCTCTACCAGCATGGCTGTCATGCTGCGCACCCTTGATATTCCAACAAGATGGGTGAAAGGATTTACAGAAGGAGAAGAGTTAAACAGTGGTAATGAAGAAACACTTTATGAAGTGACAAACGCCAATGCCCATTCTTGGGTAGAAGTGTACTTTCCAGATGTAGGCTGGGTGCCTTTTGAGCCAACACGCGGCTTTACTTTTGAATTTGATTATACTAGAGAAAATACAGAAGCTGACAATGACCAAGAGGAAGAAAAAGAAGAAGAGGAAGAGCAAGAAGAGGAGGAAGAAACAGAAGAAAATAATGAAGAAGAGGAAGAAGATGTGTCGTCTGCTGGCTCAAGCATGCCGGTTTGGCCTTTTTTGGCGGGCGGTGTTTTCGTAGTAAGCATGGTGTTTATCTTCCGTTTTTATTTAATGAAAAGGATTCTTCTTTATCGATTTAAAAATGCAAGGGATACCTCTGCATTCACCAATGCTTTTCACTCTCTTTTATGGCTGCTTGGCTATGCAGGATTTAAAAAAGAAGATAGTGAAACGCTGCGGGAATATGCATGTCGAATTGATAAATTATTTGAAACAAATGACATGTCTTACCTCACATATGAATATGAAAAAATTCATTATGGAATGCAATCTCAGGCAGTGAAGACATCTTCTTCTTTGTCCGCTTGGGAAAACATGGTGAATCGAATAAAAGCTTGA
- the fba gene encoding class II fructose-1,6-bisphosphate aldolase, with protein sequence MLVSMKKMLQEAKREGYAIGQYNINNLEFIPAFLRVAEEEKSPMIIAASDRMVDFLGGFKNIAGMVQTLYEDMEIKVPIALHLDHGQSVARCKQAIDAGFSSVMIDGSHHPIDENIKMTQEVAAYAKPYGVSVEAEVGTVGGQEDGLVGGVQYADVHECIRLVQEAEIDALAAALGSVHGPYQGDPNLGFEQMEEISRQTQVPLVLHGGTGIPTHQIQRAISLGHAKINVNTESIQAWTKAVRKKLSEDEKVYEPRLILLPAIEAVEKSVKEKIHEFGTNGKA encoded by the coding sequence ATGTTAGTCTCGATGAAAAAAATGTTACAAGAAGCAAAGCGAGAAGGGTATGCAATAGGACAGTACAACATTAATAATTTAGAGTTTATTCCAGCTTTTCTGCGCGTGGCAGAAGAGGAAAAATCACCTATGATAATCGCTGCCTCTGACCGTATGGTAGATTTTCTCGGGGGATTTAAAAATATCGCAGGGATGGTTCAAACTCTTTATGAAGACATGGAGATTAAAGTACCTATTGCTCTTCATCTTGATCATGGTCAAAGTGTGGCACGCTGTAAACAGGCAATTGATGCTGGGTTTAGTTCTGTCATGATTGATGGATCCCATCATCCTATTGATGAAAATATCAAAATGACGCAGGAAGTGGCTGCTTATGCTAAGCCGTACGGCGTGTCAGTAGAAGCAGAAGTTGGAACTGTCGGAGGGCAAGAGGATGGTCTTGTTGGCGGAGTGCAATATGCGGATGTACACGAATGTATTAGGTTAGTACAAGAAGCAGAAATTGATGCGCTCGCCGCAGCTCTTGGATCGGTTCACGGACCATATCAGGGAGATCCGAATCTTGGTTTTGAACAGATGGAGGAAATCTCTCGCCAAACGCAAGTCCCCCTTGTATTACACGGAGGAACTGGTATCCCAACACACCAAATTCAAAGAGCGATCTCTTTGGGGCATGCAAAAATTAACGTAAATACGGAAAGTATTCAAGCATGGACGAAAGCTGTCCGAAAAAAGCTTTCAGAAGACGAAAAAGTTTATGAACCACGACTTATCTTGCTTCCAGCAATTGAAGCCGTAGAGAAATCCGTGAAAGAGAAAATACATGAATTTGGAACGAATGGTAAAGCGTAG